One Tubulanus polymorphus chromosome 5, tnTubPoly1.2, whole genome shotgun sequence DNA segment encodes these proteins:
- the LOC141905351 gene encoding monocarboxylate transporter 14-like codes for MSGNRSGDAMIEDEKSNRLETVIIILAGFAAEFIVGGCFVDGILVAEWMDYFHQGSSMTAWLGTVIVGISFCGALFGNLAVKRFGFRKVFFIASVINATAITMTSFAYSFYVAIALRVLAGCGLAVLMNAVGPYLLCRFPNHSAVVQAFRGMGGSGGTFVFPFIINSCLNEYGWRGCCLIIGGISFQQCALGLVFRNWSKDDKHQNQHRNQHPPDEHQESLLGQRKDAKHNLYQLELFKRKMFVAFLVHSFVLCLSVSTIYVHIVSGSKILLEISKEQSRFTLSAIAIALLVGRVVFSIMTKHPRIDTFTLYMILNALLAIPVGVLPFLKGYTAALVASASNGIFLSAFGSLYVLVPLQLFGSECLYMSYSYSTFFSGIGYLLGAPAAGWIYDATGNYAYSFYFCAGMQILSVVIMIPGLIKHLTKKSETKTDDDENRVKKLTVESANYIISVQSLT; via the exons ATGAGCGGAAACCGCTCCGGTGACGCGATGATAGAAGACGAAAAATCGAATCGTTTGGAGACTGTTATAATTATCCTAGCTGGTTTCGCGGCTGAATTCATCGTAGGTGGATGTTTTGTTGATGGAATTCTGGTAGCGGAATGGAtggattattttcatcagGGAAGCAGTATGACTGCCTGGCTCGGTACAGTCATAGTAGGAATTAGTTTTTGTGGAG CACTGTTTGGAAACTTGGCGGTCAAACGATTTGGTTTCCGCAAAGTTTTCTTCATTGCCTCCGTTATCAACGCAACTGCTATTACAATGACGTCATTTGCATACAGTTTCTACGTTGCTATAGCTCTTCGGGTTCTCGCTG GATGTGGTTTGGCAGTTTTGATGAATGCTGTGGGCCCATACCTATTATGCAGATTTCCGAATCACTCGGCAGTGGTTCAAGCTTTTCGAGGTATGGGTGGATCTGGAGGAACCTTCGTTTTCCCTTTCATCATCAACTCCTGCTTGAATGAGTACGGATGGCGAGGATGCTGTTTGATTATCGGCGGTATCTCATTCCAACAATGCGCTCTTGGACTTGTGTTTCGTAATTGGTCTAAAGATGATAAACATCAGAATCAACATCGAAATCAACATCCTCCAGACGAGCACCAAGAATCACTATTGGGACAAAGGAAAGATGCAAAGCACAATCTCTATCAACTAGAACTTTTTAAACGGAAAATGTTCGTAGCATTTCTTGTACATTCTTTCGTATTGTGCTTGTCTGTATCTACGATCtatgtacatattgtatcagGATCTAAAATTCtactagaaatatcaaaagaacAATCAAGATTTACGTTATCCGCCATAGCTATAGCATTGCTTGTTGGAAGAGTTGTATTCTCGATAATGACCAAACATCCGAGGATCGATACATTCACCTTATACATGATTCTCAACGCGTTACTTGCGATTCCAGTTGGTGTACTACCATTTCTGAAGGGTTATACAGCAGCCCTGGTAGCCAGTGCTTCAAATGGGATCTTTCTGTCTGCTTTTGGTAGTCTGTACGTACTGGTTCCGTTACAGCTATTTGGAAGTGAATGCTTGTACATGTCATATTCATATAGTACGTTTTTTAGTGGAATTGGATATCTGCTTGGGGCTCCTGCTGCAG GTTGGATATACGATGCAACAGGGAACTATGCCTATTCGTTCTATTTCTGTGCTGGGATGCAGATTCTAAGTGTTGTGATCATGATTCCAGGATTGATCAAACATTTGACTAAAAAATCAGAAACGaaaactgatgatgatgagaatCGAGTTAAAAAACTGACAGTTGAATCTgcaaattatataatcagtgTTCAAAGCCTTACTTGA